A single window of Cydia splendana chromosome 13, ilCydSple1.2, whole genome shotgun sequence DNA harbors:
- the LOC134796477 gene encoding uncharacterized protein LOC134796477 — protein sequence MSAREAKRPVGVICCDLSRAFDTADQSLIADKLAHYGIRGPASQLILSFMTNRAQFVVGDGGAVVSSELRNLMGVPQGSCLSNTLFTILLNDLPTAIQGAELLMYADDVTAVVSTTAEQDLEEALNHVSEQLHEWFQLNGLALNKDKTCFMTFKLNGHTSKALRVCAGGTPIQHLSCTRLLGFQLDDALTWEPHIDGLCGRLGRACFALRRLAQTARGDAVRECYFATVHSLLTYGVELWARASDWNRAFVMQKRAVRAMAGTPADAPARPLFRDLEILPLPCLFINQAAVFTRTNLESFERKGTNTNYNLRSNKHHNRLVAEKHRLAKTEKHIYYLGPAVYNRLPDNIRDAATTAAFKATK from the exons ATGAGCGCCCGCGAAGCGAAAAGACCGGTGGGGGTCATATGTTGTGACCTGTCACGCGCGTTCGACACTGCCGACCAGTCGCTCATCGCCGACAAACTCGCCCACTACGGAATCCGCGGCCCGGCTAGTCAACTGATACTCTCTTTCATGACGAACAGAGCCCAATTTGTTGTCGGGGACGGGGGTGCCGTTGTGTCCTCAGAGCTGCGGAACCTGATGGGTGTTCCCCAGGGTTCGTGCCTCTCAAATACCTTGTTCACTATCCTACTGAACGACTTGCCAACGGCGATACAAGGCGCGGAGTTATTAATGTATGCCGATGACGTCACGGCAGTCGTCAGCACAACCGCTGAGCAGGACCTGGAAGAGGCGCTAAATCACGTATCGGAACAGCTGCACGAGTGGTTCCAGTTGAACGGTCTGGCACTCAATAAAGATAAAACGTGTTTTATGACCTTTAAACTAAATGGTCACACAAGCAAAGCCCTGAGGGTGTGTGCAGGCGGTACCCCTATACAGCACCTGTCCTGCACGCGCCTTCTCGGTTTCCAGCTTGATGACGCGCTAACGTGGGAGCCGCACATAGACGGACTCTGCGGTAGGTTGGGGCGCGCGTGCTTCGCGCTACGGCGCCTGGCACAAACAGCGAGAGGAGACGCAGTGCGAGAGTGCTATTTCGCAACAGTGCACTCACTCCTTACCTACGGTGTCGAACTATGGGCGCGCGCCTCCGACTGGAACCGTGCGTTCGTAATGCAAAAGCGTGCGGTCCGCGCTATGGCCGGCACGCCTGCGGATGCTCCGGCACGACCCCTTTTTCGTGACCTCGAGATCTTACCCCTGCCTTGCTTATTTATAAACCAGGCAGCGGTATTTACACGAACGAACCTCGAATCATTTGAGCGAAAGGGTACCAATACCAACTATAATCTCCGCAGCAACAAACACCACAACAGACTAGTCGCCGAAAAACATAGACTCGCGAAGActgaaaaacatatttattatttaggacCCGCTGTTTACAACCGCTTGCCTGACAATATCAGAGATGCAGCTACTACCGCGGCGTTCAAG gcaactaagtAG